The sequence cataaatgatttttatagtGCTTTACGGATAGGATAAACCTCgccgatttcaatgaccttgaTACATGTTATAAAGGTCAATGTACCGAGTAATTTTCTCTATGCGTACAAtgtcaatcatagtgtccgttcgtctagtgtattttgtaatttcaaataaattattaaaattctaaattattgaatattctatcAGATGATAtaatcagatgattatgttaattatttcaacgattttattaagtaattagatttatgatatttgctccaaagtcagtgctttttcactagacgaacagacactatgattgatattgtataaCCTTTACTTCGCCTTTAGTTTCAaagtattaggtgtacaaattaattcggtgccttttctatttttaattaatggcttatttttaagaagttatacaattattgaatttattgttatcgatatattctcgcgccatttttcaaattcactaaagcgcgggaaaatattcgaatttaaaatagtaaccaagaaattaatttgtacacgtaatttctttcattcattttttactTCTAGAGGCAGCAGTCTTACGCTAAAAATAAAGTCGTATTTATGTAAAGTAGAAAAAGTAAATTTACTCAGAAAACTGACCTTCATTTCACACTCCAAGGTCATTGATATCGGCCAGATTTATCTTGTTCTATGCAATTACCATGAAAGGTTGCATTAATTTTGATATAAAGATTGAACACAATGGAAGACCGttgttttacttttttaattaacaacatAAATGTTTGTAAAGAATCACGTGTAATTGTTAGGTTCTTTTATTTTGTAGATTTCAACCAGAATAGATTATTTTTAGTTACGTCATGTAACGGTAATTTTAAACGTGATCGAGATACTGTTTCAAAAATAGTATGAatgttatttcaaatattctttttcttcaacgataacatttatttttaatgaatttattgtGAAAAAAGAACTGTATCgaaatgtttataatattttatatagcaTATAGAAATAATCACTTCCAGTATGTTCCCTCGTAAAAGCAATCAGCTTAAAAATGAATTCATTTTAAATGAAGAATCATCATTTCATGTCAGCGCGATACTTGCGATAAAATGGAAAACATATTTTGCCCCCCCCCCTCCTCTGgtatatacttttttattttattttgtatcctTAGATTACAAGAACACGGTCCTTATGGCACTTTGAGGTGTGAGTTGCCGTTATGTTGAgcgagaatgaatctgtacgaaCGGGATTTAGAATGATAAATTAGACGTTATTGAAGATCAGTTTATTCTCGGTTGATTGAAAAAAAAGGGGTTGCCGAGTCCACGGAATAACGCGAGATTTTATTAATCAATGCTTTGtactttataattttattaataaaatcacTTTTGCTTTGAACACATATGTACTAATATgttaattcaataaattgatCGTTAATCATGCTGCCTCGAGCGGCGTTTTTGTtcagataattattttttattagtacagttgtttatttaatcaaaaggtgaagaaataaaacatcctcgtgtttgattattatataaaatgtatcattttaataTCACTGAAACaactatttatttttacacaaataataaaaaagaattcagtGATAGCTTTATATAAATATGTTACATTGAAACACTGTCATATCTTTAAGAGTTAAGTAGAGAATTTCAATAGTGCAAAAGGCATACATACTAATAAACTGtacaattatttacaagttttacGAACTTCGTTTTTTACATTGTGCTTTCGCTGTTATAAAATTGTTTGAACTATTTATAAAGTTATTTACATTATGAACATACAACTTCCTGCACACTCAGTGCTATTTTAAAGACACTTTATGAAATAGAGAAGTTTAAAACcacgaatttcaataattacaaaAGCATAcagataaatattattttatatcgtGGTTAAAACAAGGAACTATGAAGGCATAGCTGCGGATGCCGGCTCAAGGCGTACTGTATTCCTCTGACCACCACCACAACTTTTCTGTCTCCACTCAATCCATCTTAACAATTCTGGACTTTGAGATGTATCATTAATATCTGTCCTAGCTTCTAATTGTTGATAATACGCTTCGCGTAATAACCGGAATGTTTGAACATTTTTGTAGGGTAGCTGAGTCATGGGATCCAGATATTTTGCTGGAAGTCTACAAAGATGTTTTTGATTGAAATAGAAAGTAcgctttgaaaaaataattacataatataCTTCTACAATTATACCTTGTTATCGCACATAAAGCTTTCGTCGGTGGTCTCTGAACCGTAGGTTTCTTAAAAGCTGCCGAAAACAGCTGTTCATTTTCAAAAGTAATAAATGTTCGTTCGTAATATCCTTTTGTCTGCTCGTAACGACATTTACTTTTTGTCGAGGAATCTTTTTTTGGAATTTCTTTAACTTCATTTTCTGGTTTCACATCACTGAAATTAGAGAAGTTTCAATAATGGTATCTCCAAATTTAATTGCAGAGAAATTATAGTACCTTTCTTGTGTCGCTTCATCTGTATCTtcgttttcaacattttcactTGTACTCTTTTCATCATCTCcatctatattaattttatcttcttctttattAAGATTCACTTCGGAGAGTACCATAACAGGCATTGCTAACGACTGATACCTAATCATAGGTCCAGTTTGTGCTTTTCTCACTGTTCTAGTGTTTTTCTtctcattttccaatttttgaTACTTTTCTAATGACTTCACATTAATTTGTTCAGTTTCTAGTGCTTCCTCTAATAATTCTTCCTGAGTTGGTTTATACGTATCATATCTTTTAGTTCTTGTTTTCCTCTTTTGatcctcgtttctttctttcaatctCCTCTGCGTTGCAGCTGATTTTGCGGCGGTAGAACGACGTATAGATTTCCTTTCTAAAAAATACTTAAGCTTAGTTTGTAGTCTTATTGTATAACACAGATACACTTATATATTTACCTATACTTTCCATAAAAATTTTTTGTCTCGGCTGTCTAACTTTTTTCTCTTTAGATGCTAATTGAGACTGAACTTTAGGTTCTTTATAGGCTTTTGTTACTAGTAATCTACGCTTCTTTTTGGGTCCTTCTTGTTCGGTATCAGAAATGGGTTCATCATTTTCATCTATGCTAAAATCTGAATCTACTTCGTCTTCCGCTTCATCCTCTTCcctatattaatataaattatttgttatCAATCTTTACAGGGATACAATAAACTTAAATTGATTTAAACTAGATATTAACATGTAATCATGATCCTGTTCAACTTCATCAAATCCACCGTATGTTGTTTTATAGaaatcatcttcttcttcttcattcaaGAGTTTTGCCATTTTATTACCGGCATTTGCACGCCTTTCCCTGTTCGATGCCATTTTTGTTTATGTTTATAAACAATTCTGTTAGAAATCTTATTAGAATGGCAAGATTTAGGTTAAATCAAGTTAACCTGAAAATAGAAGACGAAATAGACATAAGTATTTATTTGATACGTTAAATTACAggttatttttaatagaaaaacgtAATTACCGTTACAAAtgattaaatgttttatttcttaCAAGAAAAAACTTATTTTCTCAGACGATTTTAAATACATCCCCCTACTTGTTTACATGCTATTGCATCAATTTACTATCGATAGTACTATCGTTCTCGTTAATCCAACTTATCGATAGcaagtgaaaaaaaaatcacTAGCTGATTACCACGCGGGAAAAGGagcgaaaatttgaattacaaATTGAAAACTAATGAATACAAAAGTagaaaaacttaattaaaattgatcgaAGATATTCGTCTAGAATAATAATGAAGTAGTATATTCGTTAACAATAACAACATTTAGACACGAAGTGTATAAACTTAGTGTTTCACAATAGTTACAGATAATACACATTGGTTGCAACAAATGTAAGATACGAATGACGGGTAACAAGGCATTCTGATAAAATGACTATAATTTATCGGTAGTTTTCTCCTCGTGTAAACATTTTCTATAATAATGGCACTTAAAGTGGGAGATTACTCGAAAGAATTATTGCATTAATGGTAATGGAAAATTCCTCTGTACACCTAAgtatttttgttcttttatttttaatgatacgGACAATATTTAGGGGCAAAGTTACAAGATTCAAAGGAATCGataatgacgttgttattttgCCGAGACATCAGAATTATCAAAATcgtattttaaaatgtaattatgtaattttgtattaccCCTTGCCGTACTTTGACAAATCTGACTCCTGACGTTCCTACAGTTCTAATATGACTAAACTGAATCGGATCTgtatttcaattgaatttcaagTATAATTACAATTAGAATTTGCACAACCGGGAACCTGTAAATACAATACatgcataatatttcaatttccttgaTTTGCCTCAATATGATAGCAGTGATTAGTTAGCTTTGACAGACGTAGATGCTGAGAAAATGGTACAACAAGGGGTTAAAGTTTATTAGAATAATACGACCTTCGTATAAAATGCGTATTGTACGGCTGTAAACAGAAATCTTTATCTTTGCagtcaataataattaatagaccAGATGGACagaagattatttaaaaaaaaatctcctCTTTAATTGCTGTAGGATATGAAGCAGGTAAGATAGGACAGGGTTTTAGCTGAAAATTTATGGCAGCCGATGAACGGCAACtaattatatcattaaaaaatattcgttGATAAGGATTAACGAACATTGCTCTGACACATGTTTACATGCGTGAACAATATATATCAGGGCGAATCCGTAGCTGCGAGCAATCCTCTCCAGGCCACGGCGCAACGTAGACACGGGCACAGCTGTTCTATATAACCTTAAAAAACAAGAAGATTTCGAAAGTTTTTATTTGCCGGCAAAATGAGTAAGCCGATGTTTGATCAAACTCTCGAAGAAATTCTGGAGAAGAATTTGCCGGAGAGAGAACTAACCGAAGTGAAACGTCTCCTATATGGACGTGAATTACAGTAAGATTTATCATTCATTTTATCAGggtcggccctgggcctagggaaaataggcggccgcctagggcccccataaggcgattttgcatctaagaatgtttacttgaatattaatcgatgtaaatgcaaatctaaattagttatacaagctttaatgtttattttataaattttatttgaggtatttttttttatgtcatatatgggaaggggccctttttcggagctcaaCTCAGACTCTTGAAATCTCAGGGCTGGCCCTGTTGAAAGGccatattgcaattattctaaatctaaaatttgaaagatcatattgcaattattaatgatgctttgaaaggccatattgcaattattctaaatttaaaattgtaattattctaaatctaaaattgcaattattaatgatgCTTTCAAAGGCAGGGCCGACCCTGGGCCTAGGTACACTAGGCTGCCGCTTAGGGCCCCGCAAGGTCTAGGGACCCCATAAGACGaatttgcgtctaagaatgccaGAAAAGTaatgtttatttgaatattaatttaaattagttatacaagctttaatattaattttataaattttatttgagctactttttttatgttatatatgtgaaggggcccttttaaAGAGCTTGCCTCGAACCCCCGAAATCTGAGGGCCGGCCCTGCATTTTATAGTTGCTTTTCACGAAACAATATGGCGGGAAATATTTCCAGTTTTGAACGCGAGTAAAACTAGGGACAGGATAGTTTTAcaaattagatacaatttgtaCATCGTTACATATTAAtaactttataatttattaataggcCCCTAAATCTTCCCAAATGGACCGGTACCCAGAAGTTTGATGTCCAAGGATACGTTATGGGCGGAGGAGTGACGGAACAGTTGCGTCCTCCCCGGATCGTTCGTGTCGGTGCAATTCAAAATTCTATAGTGCTGCCCACCACGGAACCCTTACAAAAACAAAGAAACGCATTGCACTTGAAAATCCAAAAGTATGTCGACTATGCCGCCTCCTGTGGCGTTAACATACTCTGTCTCCAAGAGATGTGGGGTACGTAGAAATGTACAagctgttaattaaaaattatttagataaCAACACTGAAACCGTACGTGTATTTCGTCGTTTTCATGATCtcaatgtacagttatataATCCTGGTCTTAAATTAGTTTAAGAAGATTAGATAAGATACAGACGGTTTCTCTGAGAGACATTCAATAAGATGAATATCATCCTTTTCAATGAAAGCATGTAGATtattatgaatattattttacaatattccaGCTATGCCATTTGCATTTTGCACCAGAGAAAAATATCCCTGGTGCGAGATGGCCGAGGATGCCGAGAACGGTCCAACGATAATACTCATGTGCGACCTCGCTCAACGGCATGGAATGGTAATTATATGTTCGGTTCTGGAGAGAGACACCGCAAATGGTGATATCTTGTGGAACACCTCTGTCGTGATCGACTCGGACGGAAAGATACTTGGAAAGCACAGGAAAAACCACATTCCTCGCGTAGGCGACTTCAACGAGTCCACGTACTACATGGAAGGAAACACAGGGCACCCTGTTTTTGATACTTCCTTCGGGCGCGTAGCCATTAACATTTGTTATGGACGACATCATCCACAAAATTGGATGATGTTTGGCTTGAACGGTGCCGAGGTAAACTTTGCTAATTCTTCAAAGTATAGGGTCTCTCGTAACTCCTATGACAcccggaaatggggggttgctgaggctattctgaacaacttttccctttaccaaaatgttggtcgaagcttcgtttttgaattattaaagaaaaactctGGCCAATGAAAGCGTTAGCTCCGAACCACgctcggtcgtgaacaaacgcattggcacagcgtgggttCCCTCGATACCTGCGCTGTGGcaatgcatttgttcacgaccgagcgcggtttAGAGCCAACGCTCAATCTCGGGAGCGTTGGCTCtgaaccgcgctcggtcgtgaacaaatgcattTCATTAATGTAGAATTAGTCGCACGCTGTGctaatgcgtttgttcacgaccgagcgcggttcaGAGCCAACACTTAACCTCGGGAGCGTTGGCTCtgaaccgcgctcggtcgtgaacaaatgcatATCATTAATGTAGAATTAGTCGCACGCTGTGctaatgcgtttgttcacgaccgagcgcggttcaGAGCCAACTCTCTTGTGCTCGAGCGCgtgctctgattggccagtgtttttcgttaataatttaaaaacgaagcttcgaccaacattttggtaaaggaaaaagttgttcagaatcaccccaggaACCCCCCATTTCTGTGCGTTACGAGTTCTGGGACACGCTGTATAAAATCTTCTCTTATAGAATTATCAAGCTCGGTACATTGCATATTTCATACGCTTAGATCGTCTTCAATCCATCGGCAACGACCAGCCACACATCCGAACCATTGTGGTCCATCGAAGCAAGGAACGCAGCCATAGCGAACAGTTATTATACTTGTGCGATCAATCGCGTGGGAACAGAGACGTTCCCCAATGAATTTACATCAGGGGACGGGGCCCCGGCGCACCGTGATTTTGGACATTTCTATGGATCTAGCTACATCACTTCTCCGGACGGAACTCGTACTCCTGGTTTAAGTCGCTGCAAAGACGGTCTTCTTGTCTGCGAATTAGATTTGAACTTGTGTCGTCAGATGAAGGACTTCTGGTGTCTGAGAGTAAGTTTTCATTTGAATTGCACTTCCATgctctttttctatattttcatttctACATTTCAGATGACTCAGCGACTGGACTTGTACGCTACTGAACTTACCGACTTTgttaagaaaaatgtgaaactgTACGAGAAAACAAGCCAGTAAGCTTTGAACAATGGAACCATGGTGAATGGCTCGAATGATATATACACTTTGTTGAAAATGTATAAGTTGAAGAAAACATGAAAATATGTACATGTGTTTATATACATAATACcagttatattttctatttcgaacaattttaaataaaacgacAAAGCACGAGATTTTATATGAAGACTGATTCGTTTTATTTGCATTTCAGtcagttatttaaaaatataaataattttctgaaaaagACGCGACTTAAACATAAGTCTATAAATTACTTAATTCATACGTTAAAGTTCTTTTTACAATACTTACAAAGATCATCTTCGAGAGAACTACTTAATTATATCCTAGTACCTTATTAGGATTCTAAAGCTATTAGCTGGCCGAGCCAGCGTTCAACGACGTGTTGTGAGTTTGTTTCCTATAATGGAGCGCTTCTTGATACGCTTTCTTTACAGCTTTACGATCAGCCGGTTTTCGAGACTCGATTAACTTTGCTTCGTCTAATTCTTGGGAAACTCCAAGTTTTTCTAGTTTCTCCCCTGGTAACCATTGCCTATAACAATGTTTACATATCAAGCGAACGAAcaaaacaatagaaaattatCTTCTGCCGTTGTAACGTAATTGCAGAAATAAAATTACCATGTCCGTTTGGTGTCGAagaaaagaacaagaaatactGGTTCTTTGTAATTAACGGCAAGAGCTAACACATCATCAGGTGGAGCTGGTATAGGTACACCTTTATGTACAGTTCCCCTAGGTGTATTAGGGTCTATTATCAGAGCCGGGTACCATGGATAACCACGACATTTTGCCCAAACAAGTTGCAACGCTTCTAAACCGTTACTAGCCGCTTCCTGTTTACTTTCAAGTTCTTTCTTTGCCTCGTCCGCTTCTTGcctttgtttttcttcttctaaatcTGGAGTGGTAGATCTACTCGTTGAACAACTGCTACAACTGGACGACTGACTTTCACCTTCTCCCACGTCGCTGTCCATAGTTCCACTTCTGCAAAATATCGTTTATATAAAACAACATTCTGTAAAATATActgggtgtcccagaaagagtgtaaGCCGCTTAAGGGGGtgatagctggggtgattctgaacaacatttttctttgcgaaaatgttgtttgaagcttcgtttttgaattattaaggaaaaacattgGCCAATCGGAGCGCGCTtggcgcgcgggctcaggggcgGCGGCGTCGGCTACGAAACCCGGGCCTGGCCTGAGTCCCGAACGATTTAGGTAAGTTCATTGACTCGACTTTTAAATCAGGTGTTCTGCCAGTGGCAGTTAACTGTTTTCAgtgtagcaggttaatttaggggCGAATGAGAaagtttcgtttcaatttcttcgcaaaattttcatcgttaacgtaccctccaattcaaacgcttattaattatttaatttcaatcatttttgttTGTTGCTTAGCAGTGGCAgctcgtagctaaaattagtgggggTGCTACGCCAGAAAACTtttagcctttgttttaaaaaaccggcACTGCGGGAGTGACAGTGCTCTCtcgcgcagcttcctatgtgcgcatgcgcacacggTCGTACGCCGCGCCACTTGAACTGTGAAGCGCACAGTTCTATACAAAGATTTttttacaatatcaatcatagtgtccgttcgtctagtgtattttgtaattttttcaaatatattattgaatattctgaagcttttatcagatgattatgttatttattttagcGCTTttatatttgctgcggttaaacttggacgccaaggtcagtgctttttcactagacgaaaagatactatgattgatattgtatctttttcataaactgagggatggctactgacattaagcttaagaattatatattgtacaagtataaagaaagaatgaaagaagaagggactcattatattaaatgttatacgCGAGCCACCACTGTtgcttagaatttctttttttacatttttatgacAAGTGGCAAGAGATTAGGTTTCGTTCGAGACTTATCGTTAGACCAAGCCCGggtttcgtagccgacgctgccgtccctgagcccgcgcgctcggattggccagtgtttttccttaataattcaaaaacggcGCTTCacacaacattttcgcaaagaaaaatgttgttcagaatcaccccagctatcaCCCCCCTAAGCGGCttacactctttctgggacaccctgtatagaaaaTAGTATACATACCTGTATACTTTGAAACTATCACTCTGCTTCTTTTTATCATCGTCTAAGGCAAACGTTTGATTACTTCTACTGGCACGCTCTCTTGCTTTGCGAGTGAAGAGAACAGCCGTCCTTCTGTTCACACCACCCCCGCCTATTTCTTTTTCCCCGGACTGCGATTCTGCCTCGCCACGACTTCGATTAGCTCGGTCCCGTTTTCTCGACTTAACGACTCCCGTTTGCTCGGATTCATTGACAGGGTCCAATTCAGGATAGTCCTTACGGGCTTGCTCTATCAGAGCACCGCCTTGTTCCTTCATCTTCGTTCCAGCACGATAGAACATCGTGTCTTTACGATTGTACGCCAGACAGTTGCTTACCATTAAATTGAAGTCCGCTTCGAAAGCTCCTATAGTGTCATATTCCTGCCTTTCAATTTTTGCCTAAAGGAACAAttgtaaagtaaataaaaattaactgaaaattaattgaagaatGAATTACCTGCATGGTAGAGAGATCCATAGGGTGTGATACAATTTCTAAATAATCTGGCACTTCCTTGGTGTTCACCGGCTGACCAAATACATCATTTACATCCTTCAATTTAATTGCTTCCAATAAAGTACGAAGAACGCTTTCTAGTGGACGCAATTCGAACCACAAACACTTTTCCTTCCTGTAAAATAAATCAGGTGTTTATGCATTTGTTAGAAATTTAATGTTCAGCAGAGTCGCTCTTTAGAATCCTTACACTTTGAATAACTCTTTTTTCAGCTTCTCGCGTTTCCGCACTAATTCACAGAGCAATCTAGCGCGTTCAAGATCCTGACGGAGGCACTGCCAATATTTTAATTGACGGTACAGCTCTCCGCGTAGCTCGCTGTCCGGCGCTGGCGAGGAATTGTCACCGAGGGTCGGCGGTCTGGATTGCGGATGGGAACTTTGAAGTCTTCTAAGAAGAGGAACACCGTTTCTGTATTGGCGTTTTAGAGTCCAGTATGCTATAAGACGCTGAATTAGTTGACTTCGTTTAGGCAATCCTTCAGCTAAGCTAATtaatatcagaaaatattaataaaataaataagctcCTCTATGCATCTCTAACATGCTAAATATATTGTTAACAGTTACCTAGCAATTTCTTTGATACGTTCAGGCGGTATAGTCGGGATAGATATAACTGGGGCTGAAGAGCTTTTCTTATTAGCTATAGCTCTCCTTCTTGCATCCGCAGGGTTAGTGGAAGGTTGGTAATCCGAAGGTGTGTGCGCTTCACAGTAAGCCGTCTTCTGTACCAACATGGGTTCTCCGTTCGTAGGTTGGACCGTCCTCATACGCATACAGAGGCCAGCCTGCTGGGCGCACGTGACGTGAAACGCAGCGTAGCAGTTGCTTTTGTAACACTGGATACAAGCACCTGACCCTCTACGCTTGCACACGCAACAGGTGAGTCGCCAACGAGCCGCAGGTATGCTTTCTATACTGTCTATAGGCTCCAAAAATACGGTGTTGGCGAATCTTACTTCTGGTATCCACAAAGCGCACACAACGTGGGCCCATGTAGCTGGACGGTCGGTTTGCTTGAACGCCCCGCCCCTGTTTGGACACAGCACACAATCCACAGCCCGAGAAGGACTCTGCAGACATCTTCTGCATAACCATTGTCCTTCAGGAATATACGGTACACCGTAACAATCCTGATGAACAGCGAGATTGCACATATCACAGAACAATATGGCATTGCTGTTTTGACACTCTCCGTCCATACAGATGCAGCATACTGCATCCTCGTCAGCTGCTATTCCTCCTCCGCCATTACTCTGTTGCTGAAAATATGATTCTTTTTCCAACCTgtccattaataattcaaatgtGTCGGGTTCTAAAGGAGGATTAAGTCCAGAGGCCAGCCTTCTTTCATTCACTATGGATAACCATGCGGTATCCTCTTCGTCTAAATCGTATTCTACTTCTCCTATGGAGCAAAATTTTCTTTATGAGAAACTTTGTAATTTATGGAGATACTGGTGAGTTATTGTATCAATTGAAATAGAtacttttaatgaaattatatacCATCGAGTTCTTCACCGCTACGTTCCATGAATCTAATATATGAATTTGGAAGAGGTTCAGCTTCCCCTAATTGCTCTTCGTACCCATCTATTTCTTTAACCATAGCAACGGGTAAGCTACTTAGAATATTCTTCTCTTCTTTATCTTTATCGGATGGTATATTATGTCCTTTTTGAGTGGTCTTCTCATCGAAACTATTTCCCTCCAAGGAGATGATAGGAATAGAATCTGTGATCCCGATCTTGAATGTTTTGTTTGCATCTTCGCCAATTGGATTTACCTTAACAATGAATCACAATGTTATtccttacaattatttaatctttttgtaaatgaaaatgatcAATACCAAAACAAATTTCGAGGACTCTTGTGAGCTTAACGTTTCGGTATTTGCGGGACTGTTGCTCTCGTTATTAATACCAATTCTACTtctgcctttttttttattcgactgAGGAGTATTCATTTTCTCTTAAAATTCTGTATATTGTAAACGACAATTAACGTGGTTATATCACCCACACTTTGGTCCTTTTTACATATGTTTCATGTTGTCAAAGCATCGGCTGGCGTTTTAAATGTTACAATCAGACAAGCAGATGGTCCAATCATTTTCCTTTACATATATTTTCGTTGAAATGATTTTGCATCAATTTGCATTTGACATGAAAAAAGAACGCTCACTAACGTTCAAACAGGTAAACTAACCAATTTAAGCGGCAAACATAATGTATACCGACAAGTTAGTATAATGAAAGTACTTTAAGTACTTTTTCcatagaaattcatttttcgaTTGGTGgattttgaaagaagaaaaacattttttgtCATTTCAATTCAAAcacgttaataacaataatttcaTGAAACGTGAAGTTCATTGTttataatagtaaatatttcttaacaattatatttaaaacacaTGGGTAAACCAATGAAGATTCCCCATTATGAATAAAAGAAATGGATGACCAGCATATAaccttataattaataaatatttgatttttaggTGCATGGGAATATTATCGATGAATCTGCCTTTAACAATTCTACACTGATaaggtaattatattttaattaatgtatttaataaaaatgtataatgaAAGGTTGATAGGTTAGGATCAGTGGTGTCGCTAGAGTTTCTGAGGCCCGGGGCAAGCGCCCTTTTTGCtttatattatatgtagatGGCTCCAATCACAGTTGTCATAACCTCAATCAATCTTatactatttaataaaaagatacAACAGTTTTAATCGAATtaagattttattaaatattacatgaAAGCTTGTATCATTATAATAAAAgcttgtatattttaattaatgtatttaataataatatatgtataatgaaaGGTTGATAGGTTAGGATCAGTGATGTCGCTAGAGTATCTGGGGCCCGGGGCAAGCGTCCTTTTTGCTTTGTGCTATAGATGGCTCTAATCACAGTTGTCATAACCTCAATCGATCTTatactatttaataaaaag comes from Osmia lignaria lignaria isolate PbOS001 chromosome 8, iyOsmLign1, whole genome shotgun sequence and encodes:
- the Br140 gene encoding bromodomain-containing protein 140 isoform X3, with amino-acid sequence MVYNFIKREVEYDLDEEDTAWLSIVNERRLASGLNPPLEPDTFELLMDRLEKESYFQQQSNGGGGIAADEDAVCCICMDGECQNSNAILFCDMCNLAVHQDCYGVPYIPEGQWLCRRCLQSPSRAVDCVLCPNRGGAFKQTDRPATWAHVVCALWIPEVRFANTVFLEPIDSIESIPAARWRLTCCVCKRRGSGACIQCYKSNCYAAFHVTCAQQAGLCMRMRTVQPTNGEPMLVQKTAYCEAHTPSDYQPSTNPADARRRAIANKKSSSAPVISIPTIPPERIKEIASLAEGLPKRSQLIQRLIAYWTLKRQYRNGVPLLRRLQSSHPQSRPPTLGDNSSPAPDSELRGELYRQLKYWQCLRQDLERARLLCELVRKREKLKKELFKVKEKCLWFELRPLESVLRTLLEAIKLKDVNDVFGQPVNTKEVPDYLEIVSHPMDLSTMQAKIERQEYDTIGAFEADFNLMVSNCLAYNRKDTMFYRAGTKMKEQGGALIEQARKDYPELDPVNESEQTGVVKSRKRDRANRSRGEAESQSGEKEIGGGGVNRRTAVLFTRKARERASRSNQTFALDDDKKKQSDSFKVYRSGTMDSDVGEGESQSSSCSSCSTSRSTTPDLEEEKQRQEADEAKKELESKQEAASNGLEALQLVWAKCRGYPWYPALIIDPNTPRGTVHKGVPIPAPPDDVLALAVNYKEPVFLVLFFDTKRTWQWLPGEKLEKLGVSQELDEAKLIESRKPADRKAVKKAYQEALHYRKQTHNTSLNAGSAS